A genomic window from Eleginops maclovinus isolate JMC-PN-2008 ecotype Puerto Natales chromosome 9, JC_Emac_rtc_rv5, whole genome shotgun sequence includes:
- the LOC134869500 gene encoding uncharacterized protein LOC134869500: MDSDNSDSSSDPDTFFEVAESDPMLEDNVRGVMPYRYEPYLDELEPQGSTESSDGEAEGAVGGAAVADGRMPMDFGRLQHVEWCSCGRCEPMPLVVESVCCREQSRVCERREEEGADTRCITEHSGFEPVCLNLHVLRTAHFHYRQEYGDVEGNEWKRYTGYRQFVRWCYEYLGRHVRVPIPSCVVWCIRRTFPSIDYRGFQDTNSP, encoded by the exons atggattctgacaactccgattcatcctcggatcctgacacatttttcgaagtggcagagtccgacccaatgctggaggacaatgtgaggggcgttatgccctatagatacgagccatacttggatgagttggagccacagggttctacggaaagttcggatggcgaggcagaaggcgctgttggtggtgctgctgtggcagacggtcggatgcctatggattttggcagactacagcacgtggaatg gtgttcttgtgggagatgtgagccaatgccactggtagtggagtcggtgtgctgccgcgaacagtcaagagtgtgcgagaggagagaggaggagggagcagacacccgctgcatcacagaacattctggctttgagccagtttgtctgaatctgcatgTTCTGCGCACCGCACATTTCCACTATCGGCAAGAATACGGGGATGTAGAGGGAAACGA gTGGAAGAGGTACACTGGATACAGACAGTTTGTGCGATGGTGCTACGAGTACCTGGGAAGACATGTCAGGGTCCCCATACCttcctgtgtggtgtggtgtatccggagaacttttccctccattgatTACAGGGGGTTCCAGGACACCAACAGCCCGTGA